AAGTTGATTCTAATGAAGATAGGGATGAAACTTCTGAAGATGAAAATGTTCAGGAACTAAAAGAACAAATGGCAATGCTGACTCAGAGAATTGAAAAGAAGAGGTTTAGTTCAAGAAAAGGGAAAAGTACGTTTGATCCAAAAAAAGCTACATGTTTCTACTTAAACAAAGATAAGAAGTACAAAAAGAAGTATCTGAATTTGAAGAAGGATGGAGAAAAgtataaagggaaaaagtatgagaaAGCCTTGTTTATCGAAACATGGGATGATGAAGACTcttcatcagatgaagaagaagacaAATGTTTGATGGCTATTGAAGAGCAATGCACCTCTTCCAGTTAATTTGAGGAAGACCTGAAGATTGCTAAAAAAAACTCAACAATCAATCAAATAGTGATAAATCTCTTGCTTATAAGGTTCAAAATTTTATTCACTACTTTGATAATGAGAAATTGAGCATGTTTCAGTATTTGCTTTTAGACTTTAAATCTAGCTTAGAGGAAATTTGCAAACTTAAATCAGAACTAAATAAGCTTAGAAACATAGTAAAAGAAAAGGACTTACATATTGATGAACTAAATCAATGTAGGGTTGAGCCTTATGCATACAAAGTAAGTTTTAAGAAACAAGTTTTAAGTTCTGATGATGAAAAGAAAAAGATCACTGAAAGAGCAAATAGGTATGAAAAAATTTGTAGATCTTGGTTTATGTCCTCTAGAACAACTTCTGAGATTATTGCTAGACAAATACCTGCTGATGTTAGGGCTGTTCTTGGGGTAGGATCAGATGGTGGTATAGGTTTTGAGTTTAACTCTAATGTTGCTTCTAATAAGGATCCAAACAGATTTAAACCTGCCATCCTACCTAATGCTTTTCTAGTTATAGATGGAGATAAAAAAGTAtcttacaaatgcttttgtaaggACTAAGTCTGAGACATTACTTACTGATGATTATAGAGAGTCTGTTGTAGAGGAATGCAGGGTGTCAAAAAGTGAATCAGAAATAGTTGAAACCAAGTTAGATAAGGCTAATAAATCAGATGATGACTGTGAGATAGTTCTTGTATCTTCAAGGATCATGGATGAAAACCTAGGAGATGAGATAGAACATGCATTTGTTAAGAAAAAGCATAAGAAAAGTAAAAGGAAGAATAAATCTGCCAAGTTAGATATGGTAGAAAGTGTCAAGTCTACATCAAATCCAGACAAACAAGTTTCTTCTAAAATCAAAAATGAAAAGCAGGTTATATCCAAACTTAAAAGAAAATTTTCTAAGTTAAACAAGAAATTAAAAGGGAAATCTGCAACACAGACTCtgagtaaaactgaataaaaaggatTAAATTTTTTGAAAAAGTAAGTCAATGGTTGAAAACAAGTAATCCAAAGAGTCTGTGGAAAAATACAAAGGAATCTTTCAATGAAAAACTTCTCTGGATAAATGATAGACCTTTTGTGTGGAGGGTTAAAAACTCCTCATCAGAACCCACTGGAAAGTGGGTTCCCAAAAGTAACTAACTCTTTTCTAGTTTTGTGTCTTGTGCAGAAGGAGAAAAAGTGGTTTTTAGATAGtggctgctcaagacacatgactagATGCAAAGAGCATTTGAAGGATTTTGTAGAAGAAAGAGGACCATTTGTAAGATATGGTGACAATTTTGTAGGGAAAACTGTTGGTTATGGTAGTGTGAAAGTTGGAAGTGTTACTCTGAAGGAAGTTGCCTTAGTTGAAGGATTAATGCACAATTTGCTTAGTGTCAGTCAGATTGCTGATGAAGACAATGAAATCAGAATCAGAAATAAAGATGGAATaatttatgatcctaaaggaaaTCCAATTCTAGTTGCTTGGAGACAGCAAAATGTTTGTGTTTTGGATCTTGATTCTGCAGATGCTGGTATAGAAACTTGCTTGTATTCTCAAACCACTCCAGAGCTAAATTGATTGTGGCATAGAATACTTTCTCACCTAAATTTCAAGAACATCAATGAATTATCTAAAAAGAATTTGTTAAGAGGGTTGCCACAGCTGATATATAAGAAAGACAAAATTTGTTCTGCATGTATATCGGGAAAGCAAACAAAAGCTCATTTCAAGTCAAAGACCTTGGCTACTATAAGTGAACCTCTCCAcatgcttcatatggatctttttggaccCATGAGCACTAGTAGCTTGGGTGGAAAGAAATATACTCTTGTAATAGTTGATGAATACACAAGGTGTACTTGGGTTATTTTTCTAAATGCAAAGAATGATGCTCCAGAtgaaattatcaatcttataaaaaGAGAACAAGTTCAGAGAGGGAAGTCTGTTAAGCAACTAAGAAGTGACCGTGGTACAGAATTTAAGAATGTTACTTTAATTAAATTTTGTGAAGACACTGGCATtagtcaaaatttctctgctgtaaGAACTCCACAGCAAAATGGAGTTGCAGAGAGATGAAACAGAACTCTTATTGAAGCTGCAAAGACCATGTTATGCCAGTCAGGTGTAGGTATCAGATTTTGGCCTGAGGCTGTTAATACTGCATGTTACACTCAGAACGGATCTTTAATTATAAAGAGGCATGGCAAGACTCCATATGAGTTGTATTACAAGAAGACTCCTAATGTTCATTATTTTAAGATCTTTGGTTGCAAATGCTACATTTTAAATCAAATAGATCAACTTGGTAAAATAGAACCTAAGTCAGATGAAGGGTTATTCATGGGATATTCATCTATCTCAAAGCCTATAGAGCTTATAACTTAAGAAGAATGAAGGTTGAAGAATCAATCAACATCACTTTTGATGAAGGTTGTGCAACTGGTGATCAAACTGTTATCACTGAGCCTGATATGCTTGGTGAACTTTCTCCAAATGTAGCAGAATTTGGAAGATGGACTCTGTCATCtgaatcagatgaagaagaaactaTCAAGCAAAGAAGTGAGAATGAAGATGTTGCTCCCACAACAGAAGACATTGGGGTATCTGAGACCATTGTGCAAGATGACATTGATGAAGTTGAAGAAGAAACTTTGAATGATAATTCTATTCAACAAAATTCTCAAGCATCTGCAAGAAGGTCTACTAGATCCATAATTGCTCCAAAGTACTTAGATGATTATATGGTAGATAGCAAAGGTTTGCCAAAGACTGGAGCTACTTCACAAGAATCATTGTCTGATGAGGGTATTGCAAATTTCTGTTTGTATACAAGTTTCTTGTCACTAATTGAACCAAAGACAATTGATGAAGCCTTGAAGGATGATGATTggactggagctatgacaaaagagTTAATGGAATTTGATAGAAATCAAGTTTGGACTCTAGTACCAAAGCCAGATGGTAAAACAGTTATTGGTACAAAATGGGTATTCAGAAATAAGGTTGATAAGGATGGGATTATAGTAagaaataaagcaaggttggtAGCACAAGGTTATAGACAGGAGGGAGGAATTGACTATGATAAAACTTTTGCACCTGTGGCCAGAATAGAGGCAATTCAGATTGTTCCTAGCTTATGCTTCACATATGGATTTCAAAGTATCTCAAATGAATGTGAAGAGTGCTTTTCTTAATGGCAAATTGCAAGAAGAAGTGTATGTAAAGCAACCTCCAGGTTTTGTAAGTAAGACACTTCCAAATCATGTGTACAGGCTTGACAAAGCCTTGtatggcttgaaacaagctcctagagcctggtatgatactctGACATCATTTATTTTGCCTAAGAATTTTGTTAGAGGATCAATAGACAAAACCCTATTCATTAAAAAGGATAGAGGTGATGTCTTATTAGTTcaaatatatgtggatgatattatttttgggtctactaatccttATATAGGAAAATGGTTTTCTGATACAATGTCCAGGGAGTATAAATGagcaatttatgtactttaaatcaTTTTTTAGGGCTATAAATTCAACAAGGTCATGAAGGTATTTTCATAAATCAAAGCAATTATATTCCTGATTAAATTGTTAAGTATGTCTTTAGAAATTGTTCAACTTTGAAAACTCCAATGAGTGTGTCTGAAAAACTTAGTAAAGATGAGTCAGGTAAATCAACCTGTCAAAAGTCCTACAGAAGGATGATTGGATCCCTAttatacttaactgctagtagacctgatataatgtttgccacatgtctttgTGCAAGATATCAGGCTGGCCCAAAAGAATCCCATTACAAAGCTGTGAAACGGATTTTTAGGTACCTAAAGGGTACTCCTAATCTGGGCCTCTGGTATCCCAAAGGCTCAggatttgaactaattgggtacatAGATGCagattatgcaggttgcaaaatagacaggaaaagtacttcAGGAGGATGTCAGTTACTGGGTGGAAAGTTAGTAAGTTGGTCAAGTAAGAAGCAAAATTCTGTTGCTACTTCTACTGCAGAAGCAGAATATGTTGTAGTTGGTGGATGTTGTGCTCAACTTttatggatgcaacatcaactGGTAGATTATGACATGAAGTTCTCAAAGACTCCAATCatgtgtgataatgaaagtgcaattgctatcacagAAAATCCAGTTTTCCATTCCAAAACAAAGCATATTGATATAAGGCATCATTTCAACAGAGATTGTGTTGAAAAGGGAAATGTTGTTCTTAAATTTGTTGGAACCAATGATCAATTGGCTGATATTTTTACTAAACCTTTAAGTGAAGAAAGACATTTTCATCTTCTTGGATAATTAGGTATGTTAAATGCACCACCAGAACAATTGTCCTCAGAGTCTGAAATTTGATTGTGTTTTTGAGTCTGGCACATAGACTTTAAATTTTTCTTAAGTCAGACTCAGGTGAAAAAATTTCTGTTGTCAAATATTTGTAAAATCTTTTCTAAATCTCTAAACGTTTTCTGTTGCGATTAGATTTAGTTTTTTTTGGTAATGATTACGCGATTGTATGCTGAGTGATTAACGGATATTTTTCTTTAAACGGTAAAGTTTTTAATGTCAAACGGTAACTTTTTGGGTCAAATGACAAAATTGGCGGTTTAAGGTTAAAACTGAACATATAAATACCCTTGTTGAACCCTTATTGTCTACTTTTACAAATCGCAAATGCTCAAATCGCTCTCTTAAAGCTGTAAACTTTCTTTGATTTTGCTCATACTTTTGACTAATTCGATACACTATTTCTGctatttttttttgttaaatctTAGTTGCTGTATTTTGTGTAATCATGGTGAAATATATTCCATATATTCTTTTGCCTACTGCTAACATGAACAGGGCTAAGCCGATCAAGCACAATAAGGATATTCAGGTTAACATCAACAATCGTGTTGCTTGTGTTGATATACCAGAAACTTTTCAAAACCAGGGTTACGAACAACTTGTTTCTTTCTTGCAAAACCATCCTCTTAGAGATGGATTTTTTAGATGTCCAACACACATGTATCCTGCTATGCTTGCAGAATTTTGGTATACATGTACAGCTAACCATGAGGCTCGTTCAATAACTGGTACTTATAACAATGGTGGTAATTTTGTAACTATTACTGAGGACTCCTTAAGGAGAGTGATAAACTTCCTACTAAGGGATAATTTTGTTGATTTTGCAAACAAAACCACTACTAAACAAAGTTTTATTTTAGTTGGTCAACCAATGGTTACTGGTGTGGTAAGGATGAACATGTTTTCATTCAGATGGAGTTTTCtaattattagttcacagtaattcaactatgaacaccagactcttaatttcacacaaacaataggaattaaagtgcagaaaattaagagaacacgaattagaagaaaaccaataatattttaagcacaatcgtgtttttgatatatataaaaactgcaaacataaacgtgtatttatacaagaagaaccaaatcttccagatttggtttcttaacaaactacactacaaaataggaaaagatatacaaggatcaaagctaaacttaaggagattaattctggaagataaacacaaaaacgcatcatcatatatcttctaaatataaaagagatcttccagaatcttcaaatggctttatcaacaagaaatcattcggcagttgacttttgaaaacttcagactctaacatcatctgctcctcagactctaacatcatcagactctaaaatctgcaaaatactttgactcatcagattaactttcccaacaatctccccctatctgatgatgtcaaaacaattCAAGCTACTAACCCATCAACTTCTTGACCTCTCTTTCAATCAGCTTGCACTTATGCTTCATGTGTGAGATCTTCTTCATCATACTGATCTTGCTGTACAAGTGCATCAACAACTTTCTTCGAAAAGGTAAGGTCTGCAGAGATTCACACCTTGTCATCAAACTTAATAGCAGCTCAATATTAGCATCCTCAAACTGATCCACTCTAATCAACATTCTCCTTCCATTAGAAGTTTTAACCAGCAATgcatccaaatactcaacataaAAATCATCTATAAACTCCATATGTTCAGGAACAGCATATGTATCAACTATCCTCTTgacccttctttctttctttctcaaatTAAAGGCTTCACAGAAAACTTCATAATCCTTCAAACTAataaacccttcttcaaacacCAGATGCACAAACATAAAAATCCTCTTAAACACCTCACTTAAAATCACCCTGTCACCTTCACAACCTCTCAAACCAAATGCAATTCCTCTCCATTCACAAAATCCTAACCTCAATATTTGATTCAACTTCACCCTTAATCTTTTAtcagaagcatgagataaagtcagaAACAAACACACTCCATCATACTCAGTCCTATCAATTTCAACCTTCAACACTTCTCCTTCATACCTTCTAAATCTAAACCTTTTATTCAACTTAGCTCTCAGATCATTCAAGACCGCAGGATTTTCAGAAATATCACCAGCAGATTCTGCAATCATCTCACCAACAGCTGCAACATTTTTACCCTTATCCTTAACACCACCAGCAACAATTTCATCACCAACAGTAACATTCTCAACCACATTTTCTGAAACCACAACCTCATCAACAACAATGTGCTCCTCCTCAATTTGATTCTCCCCCTCAACAGCAGCTCTCTTATTCTTATCACCAGCAACCTCTGCATCATCAACtctctttcttttctccccctttttgacatcatccaccTGAAGAGAAGATATGATTTCCCAGATTTCAGCTTGTTGATTTTTTAAAGTAACCAAATCAGAAGCAAACCCTGTAAAACAACTTTCTACCCCATCAACTTTCTTTTCCAATACATCCAACCTGTCATTAAACATCACCACAGAATTTGAATTACCAGCACCACCCTGCAACTCCCCAACCAACCTCCTCACCTCCATCAACTCTGAttttgaaacaaaattattattaaagtttttaGAAAGATCAGACTGCACAACAGATAGTTTGTCATCAAACTTCTTAGTCAAATTAGTCAAAGCCTTATTCAAGCCAACCAATTCAACTGGTGCCCCAGTCTGACCTGCAGTGTCAATAGATGTGGGTATGGTTGGTATATCCTCATGACTTTCCTGTTGTGAAGAAAAGCAATCCTTGGATAAAGAAGGTGTTGAGGCCTGTACcacaccctgtgacatgagtgtggcattggcagcctgtgcaagagtGTGTAAGGATGACATGCTCTGGAAAGGTAGTGACAGACTTAAGTCTGAGGTAGAAGTAGGTTTGGCCATTTCAGTAGGTTGTTGAATTTGGTTtgatgagtccaggattgggacctcTGTTTGTAAGTTAACTGAGGGGGTTGCATCAGTAACTGTAATGTGGGTATCCAAGTTAACTAACCTATCAGGTTTGGTTAAGGTCAAAGCACTGCTTGcaacaacctctagcagaggtgaagaAACAGTACTAGCACCATCTTGCCTAGTGAATTGTAATGGTGAATTCACAGGTGCTGAATCATCTAAGGGTTCAAGTATGGTGGTATTCTCTGtatgaactggtgagttcataaggttgTTTGATGAAGATATTTGCTCAGTagcagtgggtgaagatgggttagaTTGAAGTGGTGTTTCTTCAACCATATCTTCAGCCTGCTCTGTTTGATTGACAATATGGGGTGGAGTAATTGGGGGGGTAGAAACTGAATGTTCAGATTCTGTTGAATGTTGTTGACCATTGTTGTGACCTTCTTCAGATTCTGATTGCTCAGATCCTGAAGAAGATGCCCCTTCAGATTCTGATTGCTCAGGatctgcaggttggtctgcacggcccaaattgacccaatgcatcatagcAGCTGTAAGAGGGACTTCTTGACCATCAACAATGTGCCTATGAAACATTTTGACACTGCATTCAGGTAAATACCTGTACTCATAGACATTAAAAGTTTGCAAACCATTGTACAAAATTGGTGTCATTGCTTGTTCAAACATTAGACTCATAAATCTTATGAATGGCACATTGTGATCTCTTAAAGGTTTTTCAGTAAGCACTAAGAGTTCATTAAAATACAGACGTGCAAAGTCTATATTTCTCCCTGTTACCATGGCATCAAAAATATGAGCCTCAAAATCATTTATTTCAGTTAGACTCCCACATTTAAAACTCAAACTTCTGATTATATTTGACAATAGAAACATCCACCTTGGACTGAACATACTGATTTTGACACTAGAATTGGTTAAGGGCTGACCAACTAGGTTAAAACAATTTCGTACAGCAGATTTTGCTGCTGTTCGAACAAAATTCTCATTAAAAGGAAGGTTTAAAGCAGCCCTtaaatgattttcagtaattgTTAAGGTGTTGTTACCATTCCTGTAAGTACCAGTAATTGACCTTGCTTCTCTGTTCCCATTACAAGTGTACCAGAACTCAGCCAGCATCTCAGGATACATCACCGTTGTCTTAAAGAAGGCATCCTTCAAAGGATGATTCCTCATAAACAGCATCAATTCCTCATATCCCTCATTAGCAAACCCTTCTGGAATTCTACCACAAGCTACTCTATTGTTCACCGATACCTGTACCTCCTTATTACCTCTAAAATCCTTTGCTCGATGCATCCTTTCAGTTGGTTCCAGAACAAAAGGGATGAATTTCATGTTCGCCATTGTAATCGCAAGAGAATTTCGAAAAACAGATGAGGGTTTTGAGATGATCGACTGATTTgacaaaaaaatttaaaatttaaacccTATTAAATAATTCTGACACCGCCAAAAATTTTACCATTTACCTCCTCAAAAAGTTACAGTTTTGACCCTTTTattataagaaatagaataaagaaaaataaacTTACCTAAAACAGAACaagaaaaaaaaactttatttgactcAAGATAGAAAATAATTTACACAAAATTACATCAAAAATACACCAGAGTCACACCATCTCAGACTCTGAAATAGCATTACCTCATCCAGACTCATTAAAACATCAGACTCCGGAAGAGTCATCACTAGACAACATTTCActagatggatttaacattccaagttgtccaagaagataaaaatgcctttcttcattaagtgccttagtaaaaatatctgccaattgatcctttGTACCAATATGCTTCAAATacactttgcccttttcaacacaatcccttataaaatgatgtctgatttcaatgtgctttgttcttgagtgaaacactggattctcagtaatagcaattgcactctcATTGTCACACATGATTGGAGTGTTGGACAATGtcaacccaaaatccaaaagttgatgttgcatccaaagtaattgagcacagcagcttcctgcagcaacatattcagcttctgctgtagaAGTAGCAACAGAGTTTTGCTTCTTACTAGACCAGCTAACCAGTTTTCCACCTaacaattgacatccaccagaagtgcttttcctgtctaacttgcaacctgcatagtctgcatctgtgtaaccaattagatcaaaccctgagtctttgggataccaaagacccaggttaggggtaccttttaagtacctaaaaatcctTTTCACAGCTTTGTAATGAGACTCCTTAGGGtcagattggtaacgtgcacaaagacatgtagcaaacattatatcaggtctacttgcagttaagtataacaaagatccaatcaaacctctataggttgattgacaagtgggtTTACCAGACTCATCCTTATCAAGTTTTTCAGAAATGCTCATTGGTGTTCTTATAGAAGAACAATTTTTGAAACCATATTTGTCTAACATGTTAGCAATATAGTTACTCTGGTTTATAAAAATACCCTCAGAACTTTGTtttatttgcaacccaagaaaatagtttaatgtacacaaattactcattctatactcttTTGACATAATATCAGAAAACCATTTTCCCAAGTTAGGATTAGTAGACCCAAATATAATGTCATctacataaatttgaacaagtagcacatcacctttgtcctttttgacaaacaaagtcttgtcaatagctcctctggaaaaattattttctagaagaaatgttgacaaggtatcataccaggctcttggagcttgcttcagaccatacaatgcctTTTTCAATTTGTAAACATGTTTTGGAAATTTCTTACTTAcataaccaggaggttgtttcacatacacctcttcttgcaaaactccattcaagaaagcactcttcacatccatttgagatACCTTAAACCCTTTGTGAGCAGCATGAGACaaaaacaatctgatagcttcaattctagccacaggagcaaaagtctcatcataatctatccCTTCTTCTTGCctgtacccttgagcaaccaaccttgccttatttctgataacaataccatctttatccacCTTGTTCCTGAATACCCATTTTGTGCCAATGATAGTTTTATCAtcaggctttggaaccaattcccatacttcattcctttcaaactctgtaagttcttcagtcatagcctcattCCAGTCATCATCACCTAGTGCCTCATCAATCTTCTTAGGCTCAATAAGTGAAAGAAAACTTGAAAACAAACAGAAATTAGCTATGGCAGATTCAGACACAGCAGCCTGATTAGAAGAACTAGTCTTGGGTAACCCTGTAGTATCCACAACATAATCATCAAGATGCTTTGGATGAACTATgcttcttgaagatcttctgatagGTACAATGGGATCTGAGGTGGTATCTGATGATTGGCCACTCTCTTGATTAACAACAATCTCTTCTTCTTGTGTAGATTCTTCTGTATGAACACCTTCagcaataatatttttagagtctgACCACTGTTCAtcagactcagactctgaatccagagtctgaacaatGTTCTCTGAAATTAACTTAGACATTTCTTCAAGTGCAGAATTCTCAGAATTGGATGATTGATCCATTTCTAAGGAgctttcatcaaaagaaacattgatagattcttcaatcttcattctcctctgattgtaaactctataagctttagatacagaagaatatcccataaaaataccttcatcagactttggcttcatcttatcaagctgatctctttgatttaaaatgtagcacttacacccaaaaacttgaaaataatgaatagtaggcacctttttgtgatataactcataaggagttttaccatgtttcttcacaatcagtgacctattttgagtgtaacatgctgtgtttacagcttcagcccagaaccttAAAGCTACATTCGATTGACATAGCATAGTTCTAGCTGCTTCAATAagggttctgtttcttctttcagcaactccattctgttgaggagtTCTTACAGCAGAGaagttttgaccaattccagattcttcacaaaaatcaattaaagtaacatttttgaactcagtaccatgatcacttcttaactGTTTAACAAGAATACCCTTTTGAACCTGCTCTCTTTTGATCAAcctgatgatttcttcaggagcatcact
The window above is part of the Rutidosis leptorrhynchoides isolate AG116_Rl617_1_P2 chromosome 1, CSIRO_AGI_Rlap_v1, whole genome shotgun sequence genome. Proteins encoded here:
- the LOC139852069 gene encoding secreted RxLR effector protein 161-like, with product MSVSEKLSKDESGKSTCQKSYRRMIGSLLYLTASRPDIMFATCLCARYQAGPKESHYKAVKRIFRYLKGTPNLGLWYPKGSGFELIGYIDADYAGCKIDRKSTSGGCQLLGGKLVSWSSKKQNSVATSTAEAEYVVVGGCCAQLLWMQHQLVDYDMKFSKTPIMCDNESAIAITENPVFHSKTKHIDIRHHFNRDCVEKGNVVLKFVGTNDQLADIFTKPLSEERHFHLLG